The stretch of DNA ATTAACGGGGTCACTGCGGCCATGGTGGCCAAGGGATGGGGGCGCATTATCGCCATCACGTCGGTTTCGGTGAAGCAGCCCATCGGCAACCTCCTGCTGTCCAACATGGCCAGGGCGGGGTTGACCGGCTTTTTAAAAACCGTGTCGACCGAACTGGCGCCGGCAGGCATTACCGTCAACGCCCTTCTTCCGGGGATACACAAAACCGCGCGCGTCGAGCAGCTGGTGCAGGACCGCTGCAGCCGGGAGGGAAGGGATCCCGATGAAATCTATGCGGAAATGATCGCGGACACACCGAGCAGCACCATTGGCGACCCGTCCGATTTCGGGGCGGCGGCCGCTTTTCTGGCCGGACGTCAGGCGTGCTTCATCACCGGACAGAACCTGCTGGTGGACGGGGGAAGCTACAGGGGAATGTAATGAACAAAGCGCTTCCGGGGTGAAATAAGTGCCGGACCCTGCAGCCTGGGTATCTACCCTGTTGTGAAATCATTCCCAAGAATTTAAGGCAGTTATGGGAAACTGGAATAAGACCGGCTCCCGCTATGCCGCGCGGAAGCCTTGAAGGAGGTTTGAGGACGATAATGGTTTACATTCGGCATATATCCTCACCCTCAAATATTGTTACTTTGTGGCAGATTGTCAAGGCGACACGGATGATCGCTGGGCCACAAATGCTGCCGAAACAGAGGACAGGGCATGCCAGACGAAGAAAAAAACAATAAAAATCAAAATAATACATTCATCGTCGCAAATCTGGGCATGGAGATCGAATTGACCGCCACCGCTGCCCTGATCCCCGTCGACCGGGCGATTCTGGGCGAGCACGAGTGGCCGGCAGTGGGTAGAATAAACAGTGCTTCGGATCTCCAATTAATTCTTTGGGCCCGGTATCTTCCCATCGCTAAAAATTCGGCCGAAACGACCGTTTTCAACCGAATCAGGCATCAGATATCCGAGCGGAAGCTGCTGCTTGACGACCATCTGATCGAACAGAAGGATTACAAACAGATCATCAGCCAAAAGCTGGACCGCCTGCAAAAATTCAAAAGCATCCCTGCATTCTCCGAACTGGACGATGAGCAGATGCAAAAGCTGATGGAGCGCAGTGCAATAAAACACTACCCGGCAGGCGCGACCATCATCGGAGCGGACAATTGCGACCAGCGGGTGCATTATCTCTACAGCGGCGCGGCCAGGGTGGTGAGCAGGGATGTCGAACTCTACACAGTCAAGCGCAGGGGAGACATCCTCAGTGAACTGGACGCCATGCACCGGTCGGTGCGTCAATATTCCGTGCACGCCGTCGAAGACACGACCTGTATTCTAACCGCGGTGGAGATCGCCCGTCCCAAGGGAAAAGAGCGGTCCGATGAGACGCTTGTAAAAACGCTGGTGAGAACGAACCAGATGCTGAGGGACCGGCTGGAGCTCACCACACGGCAACTGATGAAAGCCAAAGCCATCATTCATAAATTGAGCCCCAAAAAATAACCGCTCAGTTGCAACGCTGGGGATAACAGCGTATCTTCCAGTTTTTCCTAGTTGACGATGAACAGGGAAGCCTTTTCAATGCCCTGGATCACCTTTTGTGTGGTGCCGCCGAACAGGAAGGCTTTGATGCCGGAAATCCCCCTTTTCCCCAGCACGAGAACGTCATAGTTGTTGTCCGCTTCCTGAATAATATCCCTGGCAACACCATGCTGGGCCGTTTCGATTCTGATGGTAACCCGCTCCGGCTTGAATCCCTTGTCTACAAGAAGTTGCTTAGCCTTTTCGGATGCCGCCTGGACCAGGCTCCGCTTTTTATCTTCAAGCGAGCAAAATTCGCTCTGCCCATGCTTGAACAACGGTATCAATTCCGGGCTGTTCATGTTGCACAGGGCGCTGGAGTCCTGGGCGACATGGAACAAGGTCACCGCCGAGTCGGATGAGAAAGACCGGGCAACCTGTTCCACAGCCCGCATGGCATTTTCGGAATCATCGAAGGCGATCAACAAATTTCTTTCCATGACAATCTCCTTTTAGTGGGTTTACCTGAAAATCGCTAAAGCCTGGGGGCTTCAGAGTCAAGGCGTCCGAAGTTTGATCCGGCTTCGCCTGCCTGCCGCAACGGCCATTGCGTGAGGCAAAGCTGAAGGCAGGGCCCTGAAAAAAGGCCCTGCCTTTCTTATTTCTATACGGTTTTTAAAATTTTGAGTAGGTTACGGTCAGTGTGGTAAGAAGGGATGTCGATCAGCACGACCCGTAACCCGCAAGAGCGGGCCGGTCAGCCGATCGCCACCGGTCAACCCTGTACGTCGATACCGAGATCGCACCCGAGATTGGGATCGGGATCTTCGCACTCAAAATTGAAATGACGTGTATCGACATGACCTTCTTCTCTTTCCCTATCGGATTCCACGTAGCTCTGATTTTCTGACATAGGCCACCTCCATATCACCTGACATCGGTTCAGGCATTACTTTTTTCATGCACGGTCAGATTGCGGGTGTGACAAGACGGCGGGCATGAAAAGTTGCTGTCTATTGAACGGTTCCCTGCGCACAGGGAACTCGCTGAAAATACTACCCAGTATTATCACTGTGTTGTATTAAGATAGGGACGAACGATGGGATGTCAATTCCGGCATCCCCCGTCGAGCTAAATAAATTGGTCAAGTCCTGATCTAAAGTTGTCGCTTTTTCGATTTTGAGTCGCCTGTCTTCACTCTATTGGAAAATGAACATCGAGCATCCAAGGTCGAATGTGGTTTATTGGCATACTGTATTCATGTTTTCTGGGCAGTCAGCCAAAGGCAAATAGCCAACCGTTCGATGTTCGGCGTTCGATGTCGGGCCTTTATCTTAGACCTCCGACCTCCGACCACTGACTTCCGGTTTTACTGTTTCGTGATTTCGAAAGGCAGTCCCGCATCGACAGACGATGCGCCTTCGACGACATGGGCAGCGCATTCTTCAGGAGCTATCGCTATCACTTCGATGACCGTGTCCCGGTTAACGGCTTTGTACCTCTGGCCTTCAACCACCCCGACGTTTGCCCCGATATTCAGCCAGACGGTGTCGCCTTCCAGCCTATCGATTTTTCCCCTGAGGGGGTAATTTTCATCCAATTTAGCCTGCAGCTTGCCGGCGATCCGTTCCGCCAGTTCTGATATGGGAACGGCGCTTCCGACGGTCTCGTTGACGGCGGCCGTAATGCGTCCGGTTTCGGTTTCGATCAAGCGCAACGACACCTGGGTATGGGGACCGGAGGTGACAATGGTGCCGGGGACGATCAAACGCGCGGCGATGAGTTTTCCCACCGCCAGGGCCGTCCGGCGATCGGCGAGTTCGGAGGAACCGAGCTTGAGTTCGCCGAGGAGTTTGTCCAAAAGGGCGCGTTCCACAATCTGAACGCGACCGTTTTCGAGCAACTGATCAGTAATTCCGGCGAGCAACAAGGTGTCCTCCCCTTCCTGGGTTGAATAGCCCCTGGTCTTGAAATCCATGATCCAGACTGACAGCGGCTGGGAGGACCAACCGTCGGTGGGAAGCGCGCGGGATGGCTGGCCCATGCTTTTCAGAAGATCCTGCACCAACTGATCTATTCTTTCCTGTTGTTGCTTGTCATTGGCGATTTCGAGCCGCCTGCGGGTTTGTTGGGTAACGGCTGCCAGGACGCTGTCCTGCGGATTGTGAGTCCTGGCTTTTTCCAGGAGATCCAGAGCGGCGCGTTCGTCGCCGTTTTGGCTCAACAGCATGGCCTGGGAAATGTATCCCTGGCTGCTTTCGGGCGCTGCCTGTGAAGCCTGCTCGTAGTACCGCAGGGCGTCATCTCTCCGATTATCGAGGGAAGCCAGCCTTCCTAAGCCGATCAGGGCGCCGGCTTTCTGC from Deltaproteobacteria bacterium encodes:
- a CDS encoding SDR family oxidoreductase, producing the protein MDLGIEGKIALVAAATRGLGRGCADQLAAEGCRVAVCSRDAAEAGQAAREIATRSGSEAKGFAADLSLPDDIDRLLADVRSSLGAPDILVTNAGGPPPGTYASTPLDAYEKAFELTLMSAVRLINGVTAAMVAKGWGRIIAITSVSVKQPIGNLLLSNMARAGLTGFLKTVSTELAPAGITVNALLPGIHKTARVEQLVQDRCSREGRDPDEIYAEMIADTPSSTIGDPSDFGAAAAFLAGRQACFITGQNLLVDGGSYRGM
- a CDS encoding cyclic nucleotide-binding domain-containing protein, which encodes MPDEEKNNKNQNNTFIVANLGMEIELTATAALIPVDRAILGEHEWPAVGRINSASDLQLILWARYLPIAKNSAETTVFNRIRHQISERKLLLDDHLIEQKDYKQIISQKLDRLQKFKSIPAFSELDDEQMQKLMERSAIKHYPAGATIIGADNCDQRVHYLYSGAARVVSRDVELYTVKRRGDILSELDAMHRSVRQYSVHAVEDTTCILTAVEIARPKGKERSDETLVKTLVRTNQMLRDRLELTTRQLMKAKAIIHKLSPKK
- a CDS encoding universal stress protein, whose product is MERNLLIAFDDSENAMRAVEQVARSFSSDSAVTLFHVAQDSSALCNMNSPELIPLFKHGQSEFCSLEDKKRSLVQAASEKAKQLLVDKGFKPERVTIRIETAQHGVARDIIQEADNNYDVLVLGKRGISGIKAFLFGGTTQKVIQGIEKASLFIVN